DNA sequence from the Candidatus Eisenbacteria bacterium genome:
TTGTCCTCCGCGCGCTTGGTCGTGAATGGGATGAGCAGATAGGCGGAGAGATAGGAAGTCGCCCCGTACCCGACGCCGTACATCCAGTAGGCGTTGAAATCGGTCTCGTCGTCCCTCTCCTGCGTGAGCTTCTCGAACGAGGCATAGTCGAGCTTGAGGCTGGCGAGGAAGCGCCTGCCAGGAAGCGTGGCCGAGTTGGCCGTTTCGATGGGCGCGCCGGGCCCCTCCAGTCCGGCGACGCCGAGCGAGGCAACGCCGTGGTGCCCGAGGGCTGCCGATGCAGGCAGCAGGGTGAGCAGAACGACGGCCGTGAGTCGAATCATCTCCTTCTCCTTTTCAGGACCGAGCCGAGAACTGCGAAGATCCCCGCCAGCGCGGCGAGACCTGCGCCGATCCTGATCCAGCGATCGATAGGGGAGCGCTGCGCGCGGCGCTCGAGTCCAAGCGCGGCCGTCTCGATGACGAAGTTCCCTCCGTGTCCGTCCTCCGAGAAGGCCTTGATCGTCCAGGAGCCCGGGAGATCGGGCAGAAAGGAGATGCGGCCGGCGCCATCGGTCCTTCCGACCTGATAGGGGATCTCCTCGCCCGCCCGGTAGATCTCGTACGACTCGAACGCGTACGCGGACCCGTCCCCGTAGTAGAGGGTCACGATGGCCGCGTCCGACTGCTCGACGGAGTGGTGGAGATCGTGGGGCGAGGCGACTTGCGCGCTCAGGGCGAGGGCGAGGGCCGGAATCGCGGCCGCGAGCGGCAGGACGCGCGGGCGGCTCGAGACCATCCCCCTCACTCCTCCTCCTCCAGCTCGAACACGAGCGTCGCGGTGTGGATGGTCTCATCGGCCTTCTCGGTCTTCACCGCCTCATGAAAGCTGGCTTTGATGATCTGGAAGGAGCCGTGCCGAATCCGGATGTTGATGGTCCCGTCCGTGCCCGTCTCGCCGCGCGTCTTGTCGTCATAGGCGACGGGGGCCGCCGAGAGCGGCTTGCCTCCGAAGGTGACCAGGAGGCGAAGCTTGTCTCCGTCCTTGAGCGAGAACGGGTCGCTCAGCGGGGTCAGCTCCAGATCCTCGCTGACGGGGCCGGCCAGCTTTGGACTCCACCTGTCGATCCGCTTCACGCTCTCGACCGACCGCCAGCTCGAGATCGCCTGCTTCGCCTCGTCTCTCGGGATGTTCTTCGTCCCGTAGGGAGTCTTCGTCCAGTGGCCCGAGGAGGTGAGAACGTGGATGCAGGCGCAGTCGCCCGGGAAGCGGGCCGGGTAGGAGGAGGGGATCTCGAGACTCGTCTTCTCCCCGTTCTCTCTAACGCACAGGGCGCCGTGAACGATGCCGGGGTCGTACTCGATCCGTTCGGCTCCTTCATGTCCCGAGTGCTTATGTCCCGAGTAGAGGATCGTCGCCTCCTCCCCGCGCTCGAGCCAGAGGTCGTGGGCCGCGGCCTGGCGCGGGTGTTGTAGCGCGACGGCCATGAGGAAGAGACCGGCCATAGCCGGTAGACGCGTCTTTCTCATGGTGATTACGATTCCTCCTTTCGTAATACTGGATGGATCTTTTCAGAGGGGAGGCGTTCTGTCAAGCGGCGGGACTGAAGCGCGGAAGGAGCCCGGCCAGGGAGTGTCCTCAGACGCTCTATCTGAGTCCGCCGGCCGCCTCTACGAGCTGATCTGGTACTGGAGCAGGACGCACGGGATGGAGCCGTTGTTCATGCGGTTGCGCTTGAAC
Encoded proteins:
- a CDS encoding DUF4198 domain-containing protein, whose protein sequence is MRKTRLPAMAGLFLMAVALQHPRQAAAHDLWLERGEEATILYSGHKHSGHEGAERIEYDPGIVHGALCVRENGEKTSLEIPSSYPARFPGDCACIHVLTSSGHWTKTPYGTKNIPRDEAKQAISSWRSVESVKRIDRWSPKLAGPVSEDLELTPLSDPFSLKDGDKLRLLVTFGGKPLSAAPVAYDDKTRGETGTDGTINIRIRHGSFQIIKASFHEAVKTEKADETIHTATLVFELEEEE